In Sparus aurata chromosome 24, fSpaAur1.1, whole genome shotgun sequence, the genomic stretch GAAATGACTGTGTGCCAAACTGTGCTCTATATGGCAGTCATATCAGACATGTAACTCAACAGCAATTCAGTTCTCAATGACCCCTATGTGAGTACAGTCTGTATACTTCTGTCACACTTCTGATTCATTTTACATAATTGACAGTCCTTTGTGTGAGCTGACGTTTATGACAGTGTGATAGTATGTCCTGAGAATTGTAGttatgtgtgtttctttctcgTCCATTTCtccagagtaaaaaaaaaaaaaagaaaaagtgtgatCTGTGTTTAAATTCTGTATATTTTTGTAACATGTGTTTTGTACTGTCCATGTACAATGTCATCCTGACATTAATTCCTGTGTAATTTACACACTCATCAACTCTTTCGTTAAAGTCCTTCACACAGAAGCCTTTGACTCCCAACAGTCAGTAGAACTGATGAGGCCTGTTGGATGAGGCAAACACATTCCCATTGACTTTAACCTTTAACTATACATTGTCTCTAACAAGGACTCCTGTTCCAGACAGCAGTGTATAGTGTATAGTGTATTTGGGTTTAACCTCAATGTGGAACCAAGGCTCTGTCTAAAATGCAACCTATGATGAACCCCTATGGATACCAATGATGTTTTACAGTACATGTGTATTAATAGAATGTGTTAAAGTATCCAGCTGCACAGCCTGGTATTCTTGACATAGCTGAGTTGTATAAAGGCCACAGTGCTGGTGGGTTCAGCCCAGCAACATCCTTAGCCCTGGGCTAATAGCTCACCCTGAGATAGCCAAAcaccttttcacacacacattgttaacCCAGGGTTAACCCAAGCCCATATCAACTGGATGATTCATTCGGCCCTTCTACTAGCCCTGGGTTAAATCTCTGTTAAAACATGTAGCTATTGTCACTAATATTAACCCTAACCATTTTAGTGTGACTGTTTCTCAGATTGAGAAGTTTGTCTTAACTTCACAACATTGCACTTCACTCTCAGCTTGATGACTGCCACATGCTCTTAAGATAGTgtgcatttttaagattttaagcAACTCTACTAAATAAGGCCTTGTGTTCCGCTTCATTTGATTGCGAGTTTCATTTACAAATATGTTACCAAAGCAAGAAGAGAAGCATTTCTCCTGACTCTTAAGTCAGAAAAAACCCCCACAAAAAGTAGCAGTGAGTTGAATTGAATTTGACTTGAATTCCGGAAGCCAAAACATCTTGCTAAAGCTGTGTGAAAAGAGGTAaatttcatccatccatccatttttctGCTGCTTATCTGGGGCTGGGTGGCAGTGACAGCAGGCTAAGCAAGGTAGTCTATTACTGCATGAGGTAATTGTGACACATTCTTTCCTCATGTGTCGTAATGTTCTTATAAAGTTGGATTGCTTGACGTTCATCTGTGTTCTTGCAATGTTGCTATGCATCCAATAGAGGGAGTGATTTTATATTGAATGGACAGGTTTACTTAGTGTTCCCAGGATCAAACCCAGGAAAGCTGAAATGTCTTTTAGTTTCTATGCTCCTCACCTGTGGGACAAGCTTCCTGAATGCCCGAGGATGGCTGAAACTCTTAGCTCATTTAAATCTGGActtaatatattactttttacTGTGGCTTTCCAACAATCAGATTGAGaacatctttttaattttttatcttTTGGTTTTGTATTTCATTGTCTTGCAATTcaagcatttacattttctaaatgtcttaatgtcttattttaatggatttccatgtctttgtaaaGCACAGCAATTGCCTTATGTCTGGATGGTGCAATAAAACTAATATTGCACCATTCAATGAAAAGCccggtctgctctgattggtcagcgtGCATAGGCCTGAGCAGGCATCACCCACTGTGTTTCCATGGCTCtgccggtgttttttttttttttttgcaaccagtATCATTCTGGGGGTGTGGCTTAGGGcggtgactgtatagttgtgacatcacaaccttgtTCCTTTGTTGGCTTGTTGAatggcacagtttctgaatactGAGAATAACATTTCTTATTTGATTGAGTATTTTGATCCTTTAACAGTGTgtaacaaccaaacttgctttGTATAACCTGATAAAAATGTTGTGTAAAGGGGGCCTTTCAGAAATTGGTTACACTGTAGGGTATGATTATCACTGTTATCCATAAAAGTACTTGCACCACAGCATTGTCGGTTCCACTAAGTACTTTCCTTCACAGAAATGCTGCAAATTCCTCAGTTTCTTCCAAGGATCCCGTGTTCCCcacttttctccctcttttctcttaTAATTcgtcctccatctctcctccccTTTTCCTCCGTTCCCtgctctccacctcctctgctctcttctcTCTACCCTTCCTTTCACATCCTagaatggaggagaggagagaggagccacAGGCTTTCTCTGTCAGGGTCTTCactctgcaggaggaggagagggctgAGGAGGAGCACATGGAGACACACGAGGAGGTAACAATAGGGGCTGCAGAGGGCGCTCTTTTATATACCAATCTTAATAACTGGGCTGTGACTATGAGATGCAAGTTGAACTGGGTGAAAAGTTAGATGTTTAGATATCCAAGAATTACACTCTTTGGGCTTCTTCGGTCTTCAGTAGTTGTGTTAAAGctttgaggtgtgtttgggTTCACTATCCTGCTGCAGTATGGATCCTCCTCCACAAAGATCAAACCAGAGGGTGGAGTATGTCTCTGAAGAATGAGTGGTGCGTCTCCTCGGCCAGGGTGGAGTCAGTACTGTGCAGGAGTCTGAAAACAGCCCCAGACTTGATTGATAAGGAGcacttcagtgatgtcacttagtgGCGGCTCAGTTGCACTATGGGCAATGTAGTTGTACTGTAATTGTGTTACAGGAGTGCAATGATATAGTgctttcaaaacctggtgcctacaatacccacaatgcaccttgTCAGCTGAGTGACGTCACTGGAGGTAAaagactttatactacttttttcacatatgcatcAGTGTAAGTAtagtaaacacactttaatgtgtaaaactgatgGGGTTACCTTTAATATTAAAGGTAGCCACACGAATAAAATCTTATTCAATTAGCTCCGGTGTAGTATGTTTTGATCTGACAGACTCTGGTGTTCAGTGGTAtaatgcagtgtgttgtgtggtGAAGGAGGTGCAGGTCCAGGGGGAGgtgagcagagagcagcaggtcagtgtgtgcagaaagagagcagagcaggagctCACTCTGCTCATCACCACAGGACAGGAGGCTCAACAGCTCACTGTGCAAGATGGTgagagcgcgcacacacacacacacacacacacacacacacacacacacacacacacacaaattggAAGATACCAAAGAGGCTGAAGTAGAAGAAAAAGTTTGTGCCAAAAGTATAAAAATCCAAAGTGTGGAAAGAAGCCTATTAAATGTGTCAAACTTTGAGTGtcagtttctgtttgtgtggtttAAACCAATGTGTTTCAGCCAACAGAGCATCAGTCTTCCAATTTACTGTTTCCAAGGAGATGGACTGCTGCCAGGTCGGAGGACAGTCCTTCCTGGTCACCGTCGGCAAGCTGAGTCTTCTGCTGCAGTTCAGAAATCCAACTGGTTAGCACTGAATTCATACTGCTTATCCTCATGGGGTTTGGTTCCGTGTGTCTGTGACAAATCAGCAAACATCTCCTCCCCTTTGCTCTGCAGATATGAAAAACTTCCAGCAGTTACTGAAGAAAGGGGACGATGAGGAGACAAGCAGAGGctgcacagagagagatgagagaggacACAAGGATGCAGAGACACCGTCTAGGAGACATCCTACACTGTTAGAAACCAGGGCTACAAATGCCCCTACACAGGACTACCAGGTGAAACACTTAATGATTCTGACTTTGAGTGTGCTTATCAGTAAGTTTGAAGAAGAACTAAGAATACAAACTGTTCATCgcattcagtgtgtgtgtgtgtgtgtgtgtgtgtgtgtgcgtgtagttCCACAGCTGTCTGTCCCAGCAGCACAACCTGCTTCAGGACTACCCGAGGATCTCCACCTATCAGAGAGCCATTCTAGCCAATGAGACTGACTTCAGAGACAAGGTGACAGCACAGCCTTATTAGTGGACACAGTGGCGTTAATCGTTTTATGTTATAAATAACTTATCATGGTCAGTAACTCTCTACTACCACGCCTGCTATATATCACTCAATAAATGCAGCGTCAAGTATGTGGTCATTTTAATAAAGCAACACAATTAATGAAGTTAAAGCACATTCAGAATTGTGAATCTCATAATGTGTAATTACTGTTAAAaaaagtaactgtaactgtgtttATGATGCTGTCATTAACACTTATGTAGAATTATTAGCATCAATAAGCATCCTGTAAGGATTTATACAGGCCTTATAACTTTAACGTACGTTCATTACAGGGACATTAAATATAAAGCATTATAGAGTTGTGTTATAAAGCAGCATTTTAGAAGACttgatttgacttgacttgacttgatgAATTGTTTCCACCCTGTCAACCTGGTCAGTAATAaccaaaatataatcaaaactGCAATGTCGCCAAACTCTTTATCCAAATAAGGTAcaatgtgtgaaaagaacagcATTATAATGTACTGTACGAGTACTGTAGAGCTGCAGATGTCCTGATCTACAGATCTCCGATGGATGTTAATAGTTTTCATTATCTGTCAAAATACTCCCAATATGatggattttgtttttccatatCGTGCAGTCTGCCTGCCACTGTTTGTCGGGCTTGTATCACCATGCTCCCTATGTTTAAAACTCAATTCAAACAAAATCCAGAATGTATTTAGAAAGTTTCAgttctcccttttctctccctctgtctctgtaggtggTACTGGatgtttgttgtctttctaGTATTCTGTCTTTCTTCGCAGTCCAGGCTGGAGCCGCCAGAGTGTATGCTGTTGAGTCCAGTCCTCTGGCAAAGTTCACACAGGTCAGTACCTTTGAAACCTAGTGTAAGTTCTGATGTACAAAGGCTTTCAAAACTGTTCCTTTCTCTGCAGTAATTGAAGCATTCTGTAACTAACCTACAAGACAGATTTGAATCTCCTGACTTGACTCTCTTGAGCTAATATGCTGCGTTTGGAGAGTAATGTTATGTGTATGTTGGCCTTTATAAAGCCTAAAGAGAGACCGCAGCAATGCACCagatagcacacacacacacacacacacacacacacacacagagtacataCATCAAATGCAGAGCGTGGCATTCTGGGGAGTTAATGGGTTGCGGCAACATCTGGCCCAGAGTTCAGCAGGATAGGGGCTGCAGAAAGATGCAATGTTGGGTTTAGACCGATATATGAGAATTGTACTGTATCTGCCTTTCAATAAATATTGAATCTTAGTATGGTGTCATATTAACCTGGTTTAACTGACCTGAAAAGCTAAACAGACccagaaaatgtccaaatttgGATACCAATGATATTAATCCGGGTTTTGAAATGTGTATTTCCGTTTTGGAAAATCGACAGAACACAGTCCACAGTCTTTATAGACATTCCTGTTGAAGAAACAACCTTGTAAAAACTGTGGACAGTGTGTCCTGTGGAGAATAGAGCAACCACAACATTGTTTTTCCAAAGACATTTAACTGTTgaagtaaaaaaatgtattcacctCCTTAGTAACTGCATGCTCTGTCTGCATAAAGAGataagaaatatttattttcaggaTGTACTGATGATTTGAACCTTAAACACATATTGGGCATTCAGTAGCTCTGTACCACTCCACGACGCCTGCTCATGCAAAGCCTTAACTCCCACGTTGCATATGTGCAAGACATTTATGTTGAATTTAGCAACTATGGCTTTATGCATTGTATTCAATTGCAATTACAAAGCGTTGGCATATTTGATCCCCAATTCTGACCTGATTCACCATCTTCATCTTACAGTTATTAAATCTTACAGAGCCACAAATAGATACATGACCTCATCGTCACGCATCATTCAAACAACTTTGTTTAAagaatgaataaagaaaatttGCAGTGTTGTTCCTGACTGTTCACCAGAGCTGTTGCATCAGTCATGATGTTCAGTCAGCATCTAGATGCCACAGCTGATGGATTACCTCGTCAAAGGAgaaatactcaaaacaaatctgTGCTCAACATTTAGGGGAAATAAATAGATGTTGCATGCATCAATACCAACTGTTGGCACAAATAACAGCAACTGGAAATCTGAATGTTCTTTGTCTTCTAGAATAATACATCGTTCCTGTGCATAACAGTGAGACATTTACTGCCTTTCCTATACAGTACATCGTCATCTAGTGAAAATGTTAGGGTCCTGTGTAAGAAATAAGATTCTTAAGTAGGTGtgttgtgtgattttttttatgtctcctGTGCAGATCCTTGTCCAGAGTAACAGTCTGTCTGAGCAGATCAGGGTCCtagagggggaggtggaggaggtcagcTTGCCTGAGATGGTGGATGTCATTGTCTCTGAGCCAATGGGATACATGCTGCTCAGTGACAGGCTCATGGAAAGATTCTTGCAAGCCCGAAAATGGCTCAAACCCAATGGTAGGAGTAAAAGCTTCAGTGATGCAGAGGTGGAGGAAAGCTCTTTGattctgttggtttgttttcaggtGAATGATTGATTCAATTGATGAAAGAGTCTTTCATTATTTTCTAATCTTGGTGCCTTGTCTGGTTGAGGGTCTGATGTTAACCTTTGTTTCGAGGTATTAATATGGCTGTGAAGgaaaggtacatttagaacagatcaGCAGACAAATAATGACTTGTTTAAGGACCTGAAACAAAAAGTGAAAGACTTGCAGTATCTGTATATTTATGTGTATTATTTCTGTATATTAGTTTTCTTCAGGACATTCCCATCTTGACTTGGGAcaggtttgttttgatttgggACCTGCAGGACTGACTTATATGTCTCAACTGGTGACCTATCCTGACTTTGAATTTGCCCTGGAACTTACCGGTACTATCTTGACATGGGACATGTTAGCATTGGCTTGGGACTTGTTTTAAGGGTGACTCACAGTCACAAGTCAAGACAGGTATCTTGAATTGTGTGTATTGATCTGGGACATACCTTTCTTGATTTGATACAAGATGGTCTTGAGGATTGACCTATCTTGACTTGTGACAAGTTTGTTCTGACTTGTGTATCTTGACTTTGGATttgctttcaaattaaaaatcttGACATTGGACTTGTTAGTATTGATTTGGCTTGATTTGACTTATTTGAACTGATTTAGGACTCACCCTCAGACTTACCCTTCTTTGCTATTGTTTTCCCTTTCCCAGCGGTGTACCTCTAGCCAATAACCATGTCTGTCTGAATGTCTGATTGTTTCTCTCTATCTCAATCATTCTcaatcgctctctctctctaggtCTGATGTTTCCCTCCTGTGGTGATATTCATCTGGCCCCCTTCAGTGACGAGCAGCTCTACTTCGAACACTACGCACGAGCTAGTTTCTGGTCTCAGACACACATATGCAcccacatgcacatgcacacacacatgcacacaaacaaacacacacacacacacacacacacacacacacacacacacaaacatacatgcatgcacacacctCACTAAATCCACGCATGAGGTCACAAAAACACTggctccctttctttctttctttctttctttctttctttctttctcacatGGACACACATGTTTTCACTGCTTGACATCAGTCAGGCTTGTTTCCTGTTGGGTGTAAAACGCTCGGGTTCAGTCCAGTCCTGACTCATACACATGAGCCAAGGCTTTGACTGATATGATTATTAGTGGGCCGATAAGTTAAGCTTGAGGCTAGTATCctgtaataaaaaacaaatctgtttaaGTTTTCCACAAGTTTTcctttattctttaaaaaataggATTTGGTCCATTTAGgactttatttgttttaataatgtCACCCAggaaaataatttgtcaaacatattttaggaaagaaaaatatcttaaggggaaaaaaactgtaatcattgtttaaatattaaacaaCATTAATCCCTCACATCAGCTAATGGCTGGTAAATTATCACCACTCATTGTTTATTAGGACCTACTGAAATAGGTTAATATTCAGAT encodes the following:
- the LOC115576867 gene encoding histone-arginine methyltransferase CARM1-like isoform X2, which produces MEERREEPQAFSVRVFTLQEEERAEEEHMETHEEEVQVQGEVSREQQVSVCRKRAEQELTLLITTGQEAQQLTVQDANRASVFQFTVSKEMDCCQVGGQSFLVTVGKLSLLLQFRNPTDMKNFQQLLKKGDDEETSRGCTERDERGHKDAETPSRRHPTLLETRATNAPTQDYQFHSCLSQQHNLLQDYPRISTYQRAILANETDFRDKVVLDVCCLSSILSFFAVQAGAARVYAVESSPLAKFTQILVQSNSLSEQIRVLEGEVEEVSLPEMVDVIVSEPMGYMLLSDRLMERFLQARKWLKPNGLMFPSCGDIHLAPFSDEQLYFEHYARASFWQQRSFYGVNLSSLHSAAVDEFFKQPIVDTFDVQILMARSVKHCINFKEVKEEDLHRIEIPFVFTLLQSGLVHGLAFWFDVAYIGSKSTVWLSTAPTEPLTRWYQVRCLLQTPLFAKQGQTLSGTVLLVYNNRQSYDIHITANVDQSGFRSGNVLDLKNPYFRPSSWCHS
- the LOC115576867 gene encoding histone-arginine methyltransferase CARM1-like isoform X1, which gives rise to MGLPLILKVATRIKSYSISSGVVCFDLTDSGVQWYNAVCCVVKEVQVQGEVSREQQVSVCRKRAEQELTLLITTGQEAQQLTVQDANRASVFQFTVSKEMDCCQVGGQSFLVTVGKLSLLLQFRNPTDMKNFQQLLKKGDDEETSRGCTERDERGHKDAETPSRRHPTLLETRATNAPTQDYQFHSCLSQQHNLLQDYPRISTYQRAILANETDFRDKVVLDVCCLSSILSFFAVQAGAARVYAVESSPLAKFTQILVQSNSLSEQIRVLEGEVEEVSLPEMVDVIVSEPMGYMLLSDRLMERFLQARKWLKPNGLMFPSCGDIHLAPFSDEQLYFEHYARASFWQQRSFYGVNLSSLHSAAVDEFFKQPIVDTFDVQILMARSVKHCINFKEVKEEDLHRIEIPFVFTLLQSGLVHGLAFWFDVAYIGSKSTVWLSTAPTEPLTRWYQVRCLLQTPLFAKQGQTLSGTVLLVYNNRQSYDIHITANVDQSGFRSGNVLDLKNPYFRPSSWCHS